A DNA window from Luteolibacter luteus contains the following coding sequences:
- a CDS encoding LysR family transcriptional regulator yields MDRIEIREIECFVAVAESLSFSKAARRLNMTQPPLSRQIKKLEEKLGVELFLRNTHRVELTPEGRVFLEEGVSLLRHTDRIPDSLRLARSGRVEIFNVAFLGALLDEEIVSVLRKFRTQMPGSQVRVHEVTLDSVAGHLRNREMDGVFIASAPDVPDEDIGFLPWRVPKYKVLLGSGHPLAKRSELRLKDLAEEPWIMISRKSAPFFRECFVDACAAQGFQPRIIHESDRLPAILAMAALGEGIGLLSHTNLLLSLPHLILKPLVGGIPKIEHAFAYRRDDESPALAGFLKLLRSEKRARR; encoded by the coding sequence ATGGACCGGATCGAGATCCGCGAGATCGAGTGCTTCGTCGCCGTGGCGGAGAGCCTTAGCTTTTCCAAGGCGGCGCGACGCCTGAACATGACGCAGCCGCCGCTCTCGCGGCAGATCAAGAAGCTGGAGGAGAAGCTCGGAGTGGAACTTTTCCTGAGAAATACCCACCGGGTGGAGCTCACTCCGGAGGGGCGGGTTTTTCTGGAAGAGGGGGTATCGTTGCTGCGGCACACGGACCGAATTCCGGATTCGCTGCGGCTGGCGCGCAGCGGGCGGGTGGAAATTTTCAACGTGGCCTTCCTGGGGGCGCTGCTGGATGAGGAGATCGTCAGCGTGCTCCGCAAGTTCCGGACGCAGATGCCGGGCTCTCAGGTGCGGGTGCACGAGGTGACGCTCGATTCGGTGGCGGGCCATCTGCGAAACCGTGAAATGGATGGCGTGTTCATCGCCAGCGCGCCGGATGTTCCGGACGAGGATATCGGGTTCCTGCCGTGGCGAGTGCCGAAGTACAAGGTGCTGCTGGGATCCGGGCATCCTCTGGCGAAGCGGAGCGAGCTCCGGCTGAAGGATCTGGCAGAAGAACCGTGGATCATGATCTCGCGGAAGAGCGCGCCGTTCTTCCGGGAATGCTTTGTCGATGCGTGTGCTGCCCAAGGCTTCCAACCGCGGATCATCCATGAGTCCGACCGCCTGCCGGCCATCCTGGCGATGGCCGCGCTGGGTGAGGGGATCGGGTTGCTCTCGCATACGAACCTGCTGCTGTCGCTGCCGCACTTGATCCTGAAGCCGCTGGTCGGTGGCATCCCGAAGATCGAGCACGCCTTTGCCTACCGGAGGGATGACGAGTCCCCGGCGCTGGCTGGCTTCCTGAAGCTGCTCCGCTCCGAGAAGCGGGCGCGTCGCTGA
- a CDS encoding ABC-F family ATP-binding cassette domain-containing protein produces the protein MLTVQNLRVEYGARVLFTDLTFSVQPRERIAFAGHNGAGKSTLMKAIAGIVEVSGGKVVVPRNVRVGYLPQEGIHVKGISLWDETMRAFGETLALQEKIDRLSAELEKLDPRSSPYGELLEEIGELELKLDEADPARMKPKVESVLQGLGFSKSDFERDCGHFSGGWQMRIAMAKLFLQEPEVLLLDEPTNHLDIGTQRWVENYLVNYPGAIILISHDRALLDMLCTRTLAFHHGRCEEYSGNYSYYETEFVLRRDIHEKRYLAQQREISEIQRFIDRFRASAAKAALVQSRVKMLEKIERIPAPESADAVMNFKFPAPPQSGNLVAKLEKVSKSYGSLQVFKKFDFEVNRGERIAIVGPNGAGKSTFCRIITGQESPDEGAHEFGLRVATSFFSQNHADELDPNKTVLETVEEVASREAAPFARNLLGCFLFRGDDVFKKVGVLSGGERSRVALVRMLVAPANFLILDEPTNHLDMQSQEVLMRALADYAGTVMIVSHNRAFLDPVVQKTLEFRPGEDPRLFQGNITYYLDKTADEKGGSTLSSRAHAATVAHEAKNAATDKPATLSRKDQKRIEAEQRQLRTQVLKPLEDEMATLEKRISDLETAQGNATADLSKPEVIASPAKFRLVSNTVEQVTQKLEAAISRWESLTEEIEAVRKKLT, from the coding sequence ATGCTCACCGTCCAAAATCTCCGCGTCGAATACGGCGCCCGCGTCCTTTTCACCGATCTCACCTTCTCGGTGCAGCCGCGGGAACGCATTGCCTTCGCCGGTCACAATGGTGCCGGGAAATCGACCCTGATGAAGGCAATCGCAGGAATCGTGGAGGTTTCCGGCGGAAAAGTCGTCGTCCCCCGCAATGTCCGCGTCGGCTACCTTCCTCAGGAAGGCATCCACGTGAAGGGCATTTCCCTTTGGGATGAGACCATGCGCGCCTTCGGCGAAACGCTGGCCTTGCAGGAGAAGATCGACCGCCTTTCCGCGGAACTCGAAAAACTCGACCCCCGCTCCTCCCCTTACGGTGAGTTGCTGGAGGAAATCGGCGAGCTGGAGCTGAAGCTCGACGAGGCCGATCCGGCCCGCATGAAGCCAAAGGTCGAATCCGTTCTCCAAGGCCTCGGCTTCAGCAAGAGCGACTTCGAGCGCGATTGCGGCCACTTCTCGGGCGGCTGGCAGATGCGTATCGCGATGGCCAAGCTCTTCCTCCAGGAGCCCGAAGTCCTGCTGCTGGACGAACCGACTAACCACCTAGATATCGGCACCCAGCGCTGGGTGGAAAACTACTTGGTGAACTACCCGGGCGCCATCATCCTGATCTCCCACGACCGCGCCCTGCTGGACATGCTCTGCACCCGCACCTTGGCCTTCCACCACGGCCGCTGCGAAGAGTATTCCGGAAACTACAGCTACTACGAGACCGAGTTCGTCCTGCGCCGAGATATCCATGAGAAGCGCTACCTCGCACAGCAGCGCGAGATCTCTGAAATCCAGCGCTTCATTGATCGCTTCCGCGCCTCTGCCGCCAAGGCGGCGCTGGTTCAGTCCCGCGTGAAGATGCTCGAGAAGATCGAGCGCATCCCGGCCCCGGAATCCGCGGACGCCGTGATGAACTTCAAGTTCCCCGCTCCTCCCCAGAGCGGCAATCTCGTCGCGAAGCTGGAGAAGGTCTCGAAGAGCTACGGCTCCCTGCAGGTCTTCAAGAAATTCGACTTCGAGGTGAACCGCGGCGAACGCATCGCCATCGTCGGACCGAACGGTGCCGGCAAGTCCACCTTCTGCCGCATCATCACCGGCCAGGAATCACCGGATGAAGGCGCGCATGAGTTCGGCCTGCGCGTGGCCACATCCTTTTTCTCGCAGAACCACGCGGACGAGCTCGACCCGAATAAGACGGTGCTCGAAACCGTGGAAGAAGTGGCTAGCCGCGAAGCCGCACCCTTTGCCCGGAACCTGCTGGGCTGTTTCCTTTTCCGTGGTGACGACGTATTCAAGAAGGTCGGCGTGCTTTCCGGCGGTGAACGTTCCCGTGTCGCGCTGGTCCGCATGCTGGTTGCTCCAGCCAACTTCCTGATCCTGGACGAACCGACCAACCACCTCGACATGCAATCGCAGGAGGTGCTCATGAGGGCGCTGGCCGACTACGCCGGCACCGTGATGATCGTCTCGCACAACCGCGCCTTCCTCGATCCCGTGGTGCAGAAGACCCTCGAGTTCCGCCCCGGCGAGGACCCGCGCTTGTTCCAAGGAAACATCACCTACTATCTCGACAAGACCGCGGACGAGAAAGGTGGATCCACCCTTTCCTCCCGCGCTCACGCCGCCACCGTCGCCCACGAGGCGAAGAACGCAGCCACCGACAAGCCCGCCACGCTCAGCCGCAAGGACCAGAAGCGCATCGAGGCCGAGCAGCGCCAGCTCCGCACCCAGGTGCTCAAGCCCTTGGAAGATGAGATGGCCACGCTCGAAAAGCGAATCTCCGATCTCGAGACCGCCCAGGGCAATGCCACCGCCGATCTCTCGAAGCCGGAAGTCATCGCCTCCCCTGCGAAGTTCCGCCTCGTCAGCAATACCGTCGAGCAGGTCACCCAGAAACTCGAAGCCGCGATCTCCCGCTGGGAATCCCTGACCGAGGAGATCGAAGCCGTGAGGAAAAAGCTGACCTGA
- a CDS encoding serine/threonine protein kinase, which yields MVSIPSKESQEPDEGSHEEVLFHELLEIQDPAERAERLASIEDRRQRRDLESLLVVADSPTACLSLSAPVLMDMNESGNNLVGVRIGRYVIESLIGEGGMGVVYQVLQVEPFERRAAMKIVHGGFATPGILARFEKERQILAKLQHPNIAQLHDAGTFSAGAPYFVMELVDGYPVTNYCSNGCLGLEDRLQIFEDICLAILHAHRMGVIHCDIKPGNVLVATIADRPVAKVIDFGIATALKEDSLAKASRTLAGGLRGTPEYMSPEQLANDPAKIDNRTDIYSLGVLLYEIVTDSSPFALEGALPGELDELCRRIKEHEPVPPSARMRFTGKNPAVRARGDLDKVILKALAKQPEERYQDVGDLIADLALYLRNEPVKAAAPSVARLVRRTLRRHRIILVAIAAAIGSAALVGGMRISQARADDRRRELLAEQVRASELRQLVMKWLPELADAKWDDFGSPNVTQAQLLRDISEKNLPTKLALVTAALETPDVYSNWAIHAPIMIQTLVGFDPDEIKRQALLEALTPNKATRSSSWPSVWRSRLFDRRSGAAATQQQIAASIDELAGTSRPTTILAICESLLPYSEQLDEGARASIMNSLTQTLLTTTKAQSYFESLHLNAQPQETPHDIMQDKAMRARILTCFEVFCNSHAALRTLESITYSPHEEPTDVRDFLNILVGALSDGEIKHLFDKLLRDPLVSKAAVGVDNEELEQAFQGITTVEYWDFVFSIVVLNSAAIRQPEAMRQEIVEISIPRWRGKQRTRYTPETIFQLLGTLNKEAFDAAVDTYIDLLENPTQELDQDFFDFRPAEKISTLVLINGHRLESEHRRRLALLLLGKRWHEGYADLAGLDDLQALAFLASSLGPTEVASAVDIYSKWYAAYRGVNDFQEKYSLAKLQDLPLAEESEESERSKKFKLRAKLPSRLGRIFAEFSRNIGKQTIPEFVAAVRRNIEKFPTLLDRQYAEAIGVAATRMDADKRRELTRWVMTGKFFQHLQALIAMKEAGEKLPRGSYQHLLFQDLGNFLPNEEGPPLLGLRKGDMVDSGMMELNVYAEVLQDEDAKQLVAEIIKWLQGLHSRDLRMPQTSQEQEALLKGMVSSLSPLSKHIDLVNVPEREGLADLTLTAIGLAMNRFQVESWIYDEHPYSDCVALLKDTYVEIFNAVSAEQQGSLRRRLSHAILDSTNLREVATLVELLGETASGNGLNDLTIKILEHPFLIEDLDPLIQKWVGIEAGRRFKSRREVEEWVSEKL from the coding sequence ATGGTTTCCATTCCTTCCAAAGAATCTCAGGAACCCGATGAAGGCAGCCATGAGGAGGTATTATTCCACGAACTTCTGGAGATTCAGGACCCGGCAGAAAGAGCAGAGCGTTTGGCCTCGATCGAGGACCGTCGGCAACGCCGGGATCTCGAGTCTCTACTCGTCGTAGCCGATTCTCCGACAGCATGCCTGAGCCTTAGCGCGCCTGTGCTGATGGATATGAATGAGAGCGGAAACAATCTCGTCGGTGTCCGAATCGGCCGCTATGTCATTGAGTCCCTTATTGGGGAGGGAGGAATGGGAGTGGTCTACCAAGTACTTCAGGTGGAGCCCTTCGAAAGAAGAGCCGCGATGAAGATTGTTCACGGGGGCTTCGCTACCCCGGGAATCTTGGCTCGCTTCGAGAAAGAGCGGCAGATTCTCGCCAAGCTCCAGCATCCCAACATCGCGCAATTACACGACGCAGGCACCTTTTCCGCAGGAGCACCCTACTTCGTGATGGAGTTGGTGGACGGCTATCCCGTAACAAATTACTGTAGTAACGGATGCCTAGGGCTTGAGGATCGTCTACAGATCTTCGAGGACATTTGTTTGGCCATTCTGCATGCTCATCGCATGGGGGTTATACATTGCGATATCAAACCCGGCAATGTGCTGGTTGCAACGATCGCAGATCGCCCCGTCGCCAAGGTCATTGACTTCGGAATTGCTACAGCACTGAAGGAAGACTCACTTGCTAAAGCGAGCCGCACCTTGGCGGGCGGACTCCGGGGAACCCCCGAGTATATGAGCCCGGAGCAGTTAGCAAACGATCCGGCAAAGATCGACAACCGCACCGACATCTATTCCCTGGGTGTATTATTGTACGAAATAGTCACTGACTCATCGCCCTTCGCGTTGGAAGGAGCACTACCGGGCGAGTTGGACGAACTTTGCAGAAGAATAAAGGAACATGAGCCCGTGCCACCCTCGGCGAGAATGCGGTTCACTGGGAAAAATCCAGCCGTCCGGGCACGAGGGGATCTGGACAAGGTAATCCTAAAAGCTCTCGCGAAACAGCCCGAAGAGCGCTATCAAGACGTCGGTGATCTAATCGCCGACCTAGCGCTTTATCTGCGTAACGAGCCAGTAAAGGCAGCAGCACCAAGTGTGGCGAGACTAGTGCGAAGAACACTCAGACGGCATCGCATCATCCTCGTAGCGATTGCTGCGGCAATCGGTTCGGCCGCATTGGTAGGAGGCATGCGTATTTCACAGGCGCGCGCGGATGATCGAAGGCGCGAGCTTCTTGCCGAGCAGGTGCGGGCTTCAGAACTTAGGCAGTTGGTGATGAAGTGGCTGCCGGAGCTTGCCGATGCGAAGTGGGACGACTTCGGGTCTCCGAACGTTACCCAAGCACAACTGCTGCGGGATATCAGCGAGAAGAACCTGCCAACAAAACTTGCATTGGTGACGGCGGCGCTGGAAACCCCTGATGTCTACTCCAATTGGGCGATCCACGCGCCAATCATGATACAGACACTGGTCGGCTTTGATCCAGATGAGATAAAGCGGCAAGCGCTGTTGGAGGCATTGACCCCGAATAAGGCCACACGCTCCTCAAGCTGGCCCAGCGTATGGAGATCTCGTCTGTTCGATCGAAGATCGGGGGCAGCAGCAACACAACAACAGATTGCGGCATCGATCGATGAATTGGCAGGGACGAGCCGTCCGACTACGATCTTGGCTATATGTGAGAGCCTACTGCCATACAGCGAACAACTTGATGAGGGCGCGCGCGCATCGATAATGAACTCGCTCACTCAAACACTGCTTACCACGACAAAAGCGCAGTCCTATTTCGAATCATTACACCTTAATGCACAGCCTCAGGAGACACCACATGACATCATGCAGGACAAGGCGATGCGAGCAAGAATTCTCACCTGCTTTGAAGTCTTTTGCAATTCGCATGCAGCGCTACGAACCTTAGAGAGCATCACCTACAGCCCCCACGAGGAGCCCACCGACGTCCGGGACTTCCTTAATATTCTAGTGGGAGCATTGTCGGATGGAGAAATCAAACACCTCTTCGACAAGCTCCTTCGCGATCCGCTGGTCTCTAAGGCTGCAGTAGGGGTAGACAATGAAGAACTGGAGCAAGCATTTCAGGGCATCACGACGGTAGAATATTGGGATTTTGTTTTTTCCATCGTAGTTCTCAACTCGGCTGCAATACGTCAGCCAGAAGCGATGCGCCAAGAAATCGTCGAGATATCAATTCCCAGATGGCGGGGCAAGCAACGGACCCGATATACTCCTGAAACAATTTTTCAGTTGCTCGGCACCCTTAACAAAGAGGCTTTCGATGCGGCAGTGGATACCTACATCGACCTGCTAGAGAATCCAACCCAAGAGCTTGACCAAGATTTTTTTGACTTCCGGCCCGCCGAAAAAATTTCTACTTTGGTCCTGATAAATGGTCATCGCTTGGAGTCCGAACATCGCCGAAGGTTGGCTCTTCTGCTTCTCGGTAAGCGTTGGCATGAAGGATATGCTGATCTAGCAGGATTGGATGACCTGCAAGCGCTGGCCTTCTTGGCAAGCTCACTAGGTCCTACTGAGGTAGCGTCTGCCGTGGATATCTATTCGAAGTGGTATGCTGCGTATCGCGGCGTGAATGATTTTCAAGAGAAATATAGTCTAGCCAAGCTCCAAGATCTCCCCCTCGCAGAAGAATCCGAAGAATCGGAGAGATCGAAAAAATTTAAGCTGAGAGCGAAACTCCCTTCCAGGTTGGGAAGGATCTTCGCGGAGTTTTCTCGCAACATTGGGAAACAAACTATTCCCGAGTTCGTCGCCGCTGTGCGAAGAAATATCGAGAAATTCCCAACATTGCTCGACCGACAATACGCGGAAGCTATTGGCGTAGCTGCAACACGAATGGACGCCGACAAGCGACGTGAGCTCACTCGCTGGGTGATGACAGGAAAGTTCTTTCAACACCTCCAAGCGCTTATCGCAATGAAGGAGGCTGGCGAAAAACTTCCAAGAGGTAGCTATCAGCACTTGTTGTTCCAAGATCTCGGCAACTTCCTCCCCAATGAAGAAGGACCGCCACTGCTGGGTCTCCGCAAGGGCGACATGGTCGATTCAGGGATGATGGAGCTAAACGTTTACGCTGAAGTGCTTCAGGACGAGGACGCCAAGCAGCTTGTTGCCGAAATCATTAAATGGCTGCAGGGGCTGCATTCTAGAGACCTCAGGATGCCCCAAACCTCACAAGAACAAGAGGCCCTGTTGAAGGGGATGGTATCGTCCCTGTCGCCGCTATCGAAGCATATCGACTTGGTGAACGTTCCTGAGCGAGAGGGGCTAGCGGACCTGACGCTTACGGCCATCGGCTTGGCAATGAATCGATTCCAGGTCGAGAGCTGGATATATGACGAGCATCCTTATTCCGACTGTGTGGCTCTCCTAAAAGATACCTACGTCGAAATATTTAATGCAGTTTCCGCCGAGCAGCAAGGTAGTCTACGCCGGCGCCTATCGCATGCGATCCTCGACAGCACCAACCTGCGGGAAGTGGCTACATTGGTCGAGTTGCTAGGTGAAACTGCATCGGGAAATGGATTGAATGATCTGACTATTAAAATTCTCGAGCATCCATTTCTTATCGAGGACTTGGATCCGCTCATACAGAAGTGGGTGGGTATCGAAGCTGGAAGAAGATTCAAGTCTCGACGCGAGGTAGAGGAGTGGGTGAGCGAGAAGTTGTGA
- a CDS encoding ECF-type sigma factor, whose product MDSGPLDSDVPGKTTAQLLELTYSELRALAQSKLNGEKSGHTLQATALVHEVYLRFSKSERPWASRRHFFFAAAEAMRRILIENARRKSTLRRNGGIRVTLLDEREISSEEASELVVKVDAALQALENQDPKKAQLVRLRFYAGLSLEEAADISGYSLATAKRHWQYARAWLHRYITENHDVAESEEN is encoded by the coding sequence ATGGATTCAGGTCCCCTAGATTCAGACGTGCCGGGAAAAACCACAGCGCAATTGTTGGAGCTGACCTACTCGGAATTGCGGGCGTTGGCTCAGAGCAAACTAAACGGCGAGAAGTCGGGACACACACTACAGGCAACGGCTCTCGTTCACGAAGTCTATTTACGCTTCTCGAAATCAGAGAGACCTTGGGCAAGTCGGCGGCACTTTTTCTTCGCAGCCGCAGAAGCAATGCGCAGAATCCTGATTGAGAATGCGCGCCGCAAGTCGACTCTACGAAGGAACGGGGGCATCCGCGTCACTCTGCTCGACGAAAGAGAGATTTCTAGCGAGGAAGCATCCGAATTGGTGGTTAAAGTTGATGCGGCACTTCAGGCACTGGAGAATCAGGACCCGAAAAAAGCACAACTCGTACGCTTGAGATTTTATGCGGGATTATCGTTAGAGGAGGCCGCAGATATTTCCGGATATTCACTGGCGACAGCGAAACGCCATTGGCAATATGCTCGGGCTTGGCTGCACCGATACATCACTGAGAATCATGACGTCGCAGAAAGCGAGGAGAACTGA